GCCAGTGCTAAATTGGAGCGATCGCCTCCAAAGTCTGCCACACCTGATGTATAGATCTCAATGGCTCGCTGAGCCTGTGATTCTTCTAGAACAATCGCGCGACACTGCTGACTCATGCGATCAGGTCTAAGAAATGGATGATTGCGATCGCGTTCAAGAATATGACTTACCTAACGCTTTTTCATCACTTTAGGCAGAGGAAAATAAGAAATCCTTGTATTCTGAGGAGGAGGGAATGGCGCCTTGCTTCGATTCATTAAAGCAATTAGTGTTAGAAAACCAATCGCTAGATGTGAAATTGGCAATCCGATTAGCCAAGGCTTCATTAACTTAAAGAAGGTAACCGGTTGAATGACTAAGCCTAAATTATTCAGCAGATTCTTCCCGCCTTGAGCCTTGTCCCACCACTCATGCTCTCTAAATTTATCCCTAACTGGGTCTATTAGTTGGTTTACACCTTGAGCGACAGTATTGTTCAAACCTTGAGATAGCTATAACTTATGCTACTCCCTAGCCTTTTTCTGTTTGTGCTTCACCACTGAAACCGCACCTAACACTCCTAGCGCCAATATACCCAACCCAGCAGAAGGTTCAGGGACGGACTTAGCGGTAAGCTCTGACAAGGCAAATTCTGCCACTTTTTCATGTCCAGCAGTGGTTGGATGAAAGTTGTCCCAGAAAAAATATTCATCCGGCTTGGAACAGCGGACGAAGGTGGTTGTATCTAAGCAAGCGTCAGTTACATTTGTAAAACCAAACTCTGCCGGATTAGCGATCACCTGTTTAAATAGGGAATTTACGTCGAGCTGGATGATGTTGGTGTCAGTTGTCTGGCTCAAAAAGTCGCTGCTAAAGTTCAAACCTGAGTTATGCAATGCAGTCAAAGTATTAAGGCTGCTGGAAAACTGATTATCGGCACGTGGACCTGGAAGTTCACCCAAATCTGGTAGGTTAACCACCATGATATCTTTAGCACCGTAGTCGGCAAGACTGCTTACCGCTGTTGTCAAATTATTGACTGGCACGATTGGGTCAGTAGCGCTGCGACTGAGGTAATCATTGAAACCAGCCCAAACAATATAAAGTGCATCTGGAT
This window of the Chroococcidiopsis sp. CCMEE 29 genome carries:
- a CDS encoding SGNH/GDSL hydrolase family protein, producing the protein MRKQILATGFVLFSFMLPLRATAASFSQMYVFGDSASDVGNSFDATGIPPSPLYYQGRFSNGPVWVEYLAQDLGLTPNPQSNFAFGGANTGSRNTLIPGLEGLPGLQQQIDSFKATNAQADPDALYIVWAGFNDYLSRSATDPIVPVNNLTTAVSSLADYGAKDIMVVNLPDLGELPGPRADNQFSSSLNTLTALHNSGLNFSSDFLSQTTDTNIIQLDVNSLFKQVIANPAEFGFTNVTDACLDTTTFVRCSKPDEYFFWDNFHPTTAGHEKVAEFALSELTAKSVPEPSAGLGILALGVLGAVSVVKHKQKKARE